The Chlorocebus sabaeus isolate Y175 chromosome 6, mChlSab1.0.hap1, whole genome shotgun sequence genome has a segment encoding these proteins:
- the ZNF671 gene encoding zinc finger protein 671, translating to MLSPASRDASEALQGWKYLRPRSRRLPLPAAVRAHGPVAELTDSARGCVVFEDVFVYFSREEWELLDDAQRLLYHDVMLENFALLASLGIAFSRSRAVIKLEQAEEPWVYDQVDMTSATEREAQRGLRHGCWYGVEDEEVSSEQSISVAGVSQVRTLMAELQTHPCDICGPILKDTLHPAKYHGGKARQKPYLCGACGKQFWFSTNFDQNQPNEGKLFPRKESRDSMKSCRVHVPEKTLTCGKSGRDFSATSGCLQHQASHSRMKPHKSTKLVNGFRMGQRYHKCGECGKAFTRKDTLARHQRIHTGERPYECSECGKFFSQSYDLFKHQTVHTGERPYECSECGKFFRQISGLIEHRRVHTGERLYQCGKCGKFFSSKSNLIRHQEVHTGARPYVCSECGKEFSRKHTLVLHQRTHTGERPYECSECGKAFSQSSHLNVHWRIHSSDYECSRCGKAFSCISKLIQHQKVHSGEKPYECSKCGKAFTQRPNLIRHWKVHTGERPYVCSECGREFIRKQTLVLHQRVHAGEKL from the exons GGCTGTGTGGTCTTTGAGGATGTGTTTGTATACTTCTCTCGGGAAGAATGGGAGCTTCTTGATGATGCTCAGAGACTTTTGTACCAtgatgtgatgctggagaactTTGCACTTTTAGCCTCACTGG GAATTGCATTTTCTAGATCACGTGCAGTCATTAAACTAGAGCAAGCAGAAGAGCCTTGGGTGTATGACCAGGTGGATATGACTTCAGCCACAGAAAGAGAGGCCCAGAGGGGACTTAGACATG GTTGTTGGTATGGAGTGGAGGATGAGGAGGTATCTTCTGAGCAGAGCATTTCTGTAGCAGGAGTGTCACAGGTCAGGACTCTCATGGCAGAGCTGCAGACTCACCCATGTGATATATGTGGCCCAATATTGAAAGATACCTTACACCCGGCTAAGTACCATGGGGGAAAAGCCAGGCAGAAACCATACTTGTGCGGGGCATGTGGAAAGCAATTCTGGTTCAGTACAAACTTTGACCAGAACCAGCCCAATGAAGGGAAACTCTTCCCAAGGAAGGAGAGCAGAGACTCCATGAAAAGCTGCAGAGTCCATGTGCCAGAGAAGACCCTCACATGTGGGAAAAGTGGGAGAGACTTTTCAGCCACATCTGGCTGCCTTCAGCATCAGGCCTCTCACAGCAGGATGAAGCCCCACAAGAGCACCAAGCTTGTGAATGGCTTTCGCATGGGACAGAGGTATCACAAGTGTggtgaatgtgggaaagccttcaccCGCAAAGACACACTTGCTCGGCATCAGAGAATCCACACTGGAGAAAGGCCTTATGAGTGTAGCGAATGTGGGAAATTCTTCAGCCAAAGCTATGACCTCTTTAAACACCAGAcagttcacactggagaaaggccaTATGAGTGCAGCGAATGTGGGAAATTCTTTAGACAAATCTCTGGCCTGATTGagcacaggcgagttcacacaggTGAAAGACTCTATCAGTGTGGCAAATGTGGGAAATTCTTTAGCAGTAAGTCTAATCTCATTCGACACCAGGAAGTTCACACAGGAGCCAGGCCTTATGTATGCAGCGAATGTGGGAAAGAATTCAGTCGGAAACACACACTTGTTCTGCACCAacgaactcacactggagaaaggccttatgagtgcagtgaatgtgggaaggcctttagCCAAAGCTCCCACCTTAATGTACACTGGAGAATTCACAGCAGTGATTACGAGTGTAGCAGATGTGGTAAAGCTTTCAGCTGCATCTCTAAACTCATTCAACACCAGAAAGTTCACTCTGGAGAAAAGCCTTACGAGTGCAGCaagtgtgggaaagccttcactCAAAGACCCAACCTCATCAGGCACTGGAAAGTCCACACTGGGGAAAGGCCTTATGTGTGTAGTGAGTGCGGGAGAGAGTTCATCCGGAAACAGACACTTGTTCTGCACCAGAGGGTTCACGCTGGAGAAAAGCTTTAA